Part of the Pieris brassicae chromosome 5, ilPieBrab1.1, whole genome shotgun sequence genome is shown below.
ataaaaaggctaatacataaaaacaaattatctaatatataaatcaatattttcgctactaatttttttaattcccaCCGTCGTTTAGATTTAATTTGGATTAGCTATATTAATGATGGTTTATATGTCTGTAAGACTAATGTAACGATTTAAAACCgcagatataataaaatcaccataaaatttaaatttaattttgtagcTACGTGTTTATACGGTGTTATTGCTGTGCGTAAATTAGTGAAACTTATGGTATAGAtttcaaaaactaaaatgtggTGTAGTTTATCGTCGTAGTAATCCAAACACTTTATGATATTACGTGTAATACGTGTATGTGCCatgttttttagtaatattgtaAGCGTTGCGGCGAAAAGCCGTGATGTGCAAAGGCAGTGTGGGACGAGTACAATTATTTTGTCTAAACACTATTCATGCGGTACAACACTTGAATTTGCTTGAAATATTCAATctaaaaatttactaaatcTTGAATGTTTAAAGACTGTGCGAAAAAATTACAGTCGCGGGTGGAGATCACGGCAATACTAAATTACCTTTTATATGCTGACAACACTGATACGTCATAATAGTTTGACAGTTATCTGTATACCAAACAATTTATCTGTTGCTAAATAAGGTTAAATTAACTAAGAATTATATAAGTTTCTCTTTCCGCACAGAGTCTAACACAAATCATTAAGAACATCAAATAGCTTGCTAAAATGAGgcgtttaatattgttttaaatatctacATAGAAGGATAATGTTAGATATTTCAATGAACTAGATATTATGCAATATCGATTCGAGTTTTGTACCGCGTAATTTGTCATACTCACCCATAGCGTTGACGTCATCGGAGGATCTCGAGGGCGGCGGCGTGGACGCACTCGGCTTAGTACCAACGTTATCAGTTGATTTACAGCGCGATACCTCTGAAAAGGTATTCCttcctaaatatatttaaaagctttttcgAATGTTGCTAAGCTGGGGAATCATTTTATAGAGACACTAGCTGAttcggcaaacgtcgttttgccatgcatattatttccaggaaatatttatttaattcaataaaattaacctactataataaaaatagggtatgatcgtagaggggtgacaattaagcgttgtatgtatttttgtatgttttatcaaaaaaaaaaaaatctaaaaaaattagggtggacaccccttatcaatttaggggtttgaaagatagatagagtagccgattctcagacttactgaatatgcattaaaaattcataaggaTCGGtcaagccgtttcggaggagtatgggaacgaacattgtgacacaagaattttatatatatagagataaaaaaatcctaaactaaaaataaaaaataatatagttccAAATATGTATGTACGTATCTTTCGTGTTCGCGAAGGTTACAGATCTTCATATCTTGTTGGAAATGATTCGTTCGTTCGATTATGAGACACAAACTAAGGGAATGCGACTATTATTCTGaatcaatattaatagtaCTTTGCTATATTGGTTCAATTTCAAACGAACAGTTCAAGCAAGATCATTTTCTATCTCGATCTCTCTATTTCGATCTTTGCGATCAAATGAATGACATATGcatcacattaaaaaaacaacttaccGCAATCTAGTAATACAGGTGTGCTTTCACCAGACGTACCACTGTAcctgaaatttataaattcagtTATGACATATAGCCCAGGTTGTACAATTTTGTCCGCGCAggctatattaaatttataagtgttacgcattctttattattaaaagcatGTTACGAGAGatcatataaacattaaatattatgcgTAATGAGCCTAAGAAATAGCCATAAAAGGCAGCCCATGGGCTTTTAGGTTgaagtatgtttttttttttaatttagaggTATCTCCAGGGGATTACCTCCACTGAAAACCATTTTTCCACAGCTAGCTAGTTCGCAAAAAGAAATGCTTAAGAAGCTTCCAAGAGGTGGTACGGTAACATATTTTTGTCcagtaaattttctttaataaagatACAAAAACCTTATATTTTGGTCCTCCGAGCCGTACATAAATCAAGACTCGATGTGCATTACTAAATacccaaataaatattttggaagGTTCTACGTGTTACCATACATACATAGTATCATCCCGTAGTGTAGGTGAGTGCCTGTGGGCGGAAGGCGAGGCAGGGGAAGCGGGCGAGGCAGAAGCAAGCGAGGACAGAGAGTGTAGAGAGCGTGACGTCAGCGCCGTACGGGCAGACATTGAGGATACGTCCTCACTACCGGGCGGCGTACGGCATGTACGCCAGAATTCCTCTAGacctaaagataaaataaagtttatatgaaaaataatagacGGATATTCTAAgggtttttttattacgtttaaTTTTCGAGCACGTAATGTAAACATAATCGTAGCGCGTATATAATTTCGTGCCGTTTTTATATGACCAGTGAccgacaattttaattaatattcgaGCAAACAGAACAGACAATTGAAGAACCGTCATGTTGACGCCTCCCCACGTGGACACTGATAGCAAGTCTAGTACCGTATATGTCAAAATCACATATAATGATGGTAACGTTTGACTTTTAATGAGTTAATATTCATAAGGAGTAGACTTAGCGTCTACTtacatagtaaataatatagattctCGATATTTAACTGTTAAAGTTTGAAGTCGTGTATCGAACTGTCCAAAAACCCAGTATGGATTTTTCTACATGAAAATATCACGAGGAAACCATCAAATTATCCCTGCGCTCAAAATCAAGAGAAGTAGCATAtgtgtacaataaataacttCCTTTAACTGAActagaataaattatattttgactttCCTTTTGAGTATATATAgtagtatatatatgaaatgatTAAAGTCTTCcaattgaaacaaatacagataaaGTATTCCATTCCAAAGAGAGAAATGATTgtattaagatataaaaaaatatgaagaaaaCATACCTTCATCAATATCTTGTGATTGGTCTGTTATCGGTCGTGTTGGAGCTCTGGTTTTAACTCGTCTAGGTCGTCctaaaatttttttaattatattgtacaaattaaaaaaaactaatatggatattattaagtttagaAAGAgagaaatatagaaaatacgATTTAGAAGATGGCGATGTTGAGGATGTGGCCAGTTTTTGATTACTACCTCCATTTCGAGAACTGGTAGATGTAAATTATAcgtttttgagtttataagTCTACAAAGttacttattacttattttaacaaaacaatgaaatgtaTACTTGCCGATACCTTTAACAAGATGCCTCAGCGTATGCGCAGGTAGATCGGCGAGTGCATCGGCTGCTTCAGCGTGCAAGGGTGGCAGAGATAGCATCTCATTACTACTGCATTGCTGTTCCGCCACGGACTTGGGACGCACGCGTCGACCACCGCGCTCTCGCCGGCGACATCCGAGGGGTGTGGcctagttatttataatgtgtaatttAATTCTACATCAACAGCCTTCTATCTTATTGCTAACGCATCAAGTGCGGGTTtcgacttttttaaaattgtaatataagaACGTATCTTCATccgatattttgttttatgtaagaACAAGTGTTCATTAAGTGTAATGCTTGAACGATACTTTAACGATAATGAGATAACTGaacataattgaaaaaaagttGCCAACATACGAAATCAGGCTAGTGCACTTCAAGATGGTACCATTGGAATTGATGTAACGTTTgcatttaacatatttaataatcagaTTAATTGCCTCAAcctttaatcaaaatttaaattttgtgtacGTTTCGCGAAAGTATACAATCCGGCCCGAAGAGGGTCCATCAGCATGGATACTATGTTGCCCgttataattgttttgacAGTCGAGAAGAAAAAGTAGattcgttttataatattataattaaaagctttaacgcatttttttctataattctGGCCTTTATCTAGAATTTCTTAAACTTTGTGGCCCGccattaaaaaagtttgcCCACCATATTTGCATTATCTCTTCCTGTATATCAATTTGCCTCTAAGTGCTTGgcacataaaaattatatattgtggTTCGTTTACCAATGTATCGAATGGTGTTTGAAACATTTGTATAGACACATGGCAAAAAAAGTTATCATAGATTTCAAACtaatatatacctaatattacttgttcatattaatattagacTAGGACCATTGTCCTAGTGTAGTCTAATACGGATTTATAAACAACTTACCAAGTTCAAATAATCCAATTTCTTAGCATGAaatgaaaacataaatgaaaatcaatatcaatatcgaaggtttaaaaaaagtacaGGAGTCATAGACCCTTAGCCTACACTAAagatatgatataaataaatatgtaagaaTTTACTGATCAAAAGTTCCTATAAATCTCGGCTAGTTCTTGCTTtaacaaaaagaaatattattttaaataaaatcgttaCCCCAGAATGCGATATAGGCGTGAGTAAGTCCGGTATATCTGGATCAGCGTGCGCGTGTTCGCTGTCGGCACTTTCCACGCTCTCGCACGCAGCTAAGGCTAGGTTCTCTACTGCctcactgaaaaaaaaaaaaacgatctTACATTTCGCATTTGTTTTTCTCAAACACATAGATCATAGTACACGATAACTGCACTAGAAAAATGTACGAAATACGCGGGTACCAAAAACGGACGCAGGTACCATGTAAAAGAaggaccaatttttttttatttattcataatattaaatagaccTTATTGCtgttgtgtaatttttttattaattcgttTTTAAGCGCTATAATGGCACGGTCTCAAATGAGAAAcgtattttgtttgaaatgtTCTGGCATACTTTAACAAACATGTCTAAATATTGTGTAGTCCCTTTTCCCTATGTTTACCTAGATTAATAacctacttaataataataattaaaatgaataaataataaacttaaactaTAAAGTTTGATGCTTGCGGTAGTGTTCCTTTAATACTGGTTTTACCTAGATGTATTGCGATACCTATTCGTTGAACAAGGAAACCAGCTCTTGGGTACCAGTAAAATCTACCAGCaatcaacttaaatctttaattagccgGCGCACCTACCTAAACTCCACAGCCCaaagaataattgttttaaaaattagaataatatcatctcatattatgttttttttgtgttgGTATTTCTATATAGGTCAATCCACAAAGCACAGATAACGTACTTGAGCAAATCTTGTAGGGTATTAGAAGACGGAGCGATCGCATCTCTTACAGCTTGTAATGACACGAGCTCGCTCGCACAACCCGATCCACCCATTGCCGCGAACACTTCGCCGCAACGctgaagttaaaaaaatatatttaagccAATCAAAacacagtttttatataaatgttaataattctataGTAGGAGTAATTCGAGTTTAAAAatagttctaaatttaaaaatacaattagaattatatttacatgCAAAAATATAGAACCATGATACGAAAAACTATGTATAGTCCATTTTTTATATGTCCGAGTTGAGTATCTATAGTAGTCTAGTAGTTTGTTGTCCTCTATACGTATATGTTAAtgcctaaatattatattgtattactttataatatctatGAAATTGTTCTcaattatcaaatttatattttatttgactgaGTGAgtgatgttttgtttattataaataaatatacctgaAGATATTGGTGCAGCAAATGATGAGCAGCCGCAGCCGCCCTCTCCACGGCCTGTGGAAGTGGGGCGGGGGGCAAAGCGCCCGCAGCAGCCGCCGCCAAAGCAGCTGCCGCTTCACCCCCACACCACGCGCGCTCTAAGGCTAACGCGCGTAATCGGTGTGTTTGGGAGGCTGTCGTGTTGCTTGAGAGCCTTTAAGAGATTTATAATAAcgttatataacattattttttaaaatgttttaatttatataatttcaataaatacaaaatgtttacatttttttagaataaagtataatatttaatttatcaataataaatataacgaaattatttgtaaattaataattgcgTATGTGTTATGTGTAAATATTCACCGTTCGTGCAAATCCCTCCATAAAGCGGCGACGCGCTCGCTAGCGCCACGTCCGCCGGCCGCTGCGTCACTTGCGGGAAACTCAACGCGACGAACGCTCACAGAACGACGTAATGCTGTTGATATATCCGTTAATCCTAGAAAagtacaattaataattgacaaaaaataataataaataaatcaatcaatctgaaattaaaattatccaatattagtttgtataaatgaataaaatataaatatacagtatcttaatatatatataaatctcctgtcacgatgtttgtccgcgatagactcctaaactacttagccgattttaaattaaattggcacaccgtaagcagtctggtccaacttaagagataggatagcttagatctttaattatagtcgcaattttattttattgcaaatatttataatttgtccATAATtcattgacagtcacaattacctgttaactccaaaagattctaacagatgtcgatacttttcgactggattgagtaagtaatcaatagatggtaCTGCTATGGtgaaccgacaaacgtgtcatataagctacaattcaatatcatgattaccacgtgttattgaggctaaagtataaattaaatttattttgtagtaaaagaaataccgtgaaattcaattatttttggtGTTAACATAGCCAagcacgtgttacttagaccgaagtgtaaatcagaTTCAagttatagtgacgataatacagtgaaaatattctttcgtgtcacggtattaaggctaactaaaaccacattaaggagaaacgaagttcgcgggggcagctagtaaattatataatctgAATTTTTAGAAATCCTTCCATACAATAAAGTTTCCTTAAAACAAGATtactaaatcatttttatacgagacaattatgaaaatatcaataaaatgatAACGCCTAATTCCTAAAAATTAAGGCTATTTAATAActcaatagaaataattatcatCGTATGATGATAGCCTATGATACAGGCACAAAATAATCCATCCAGAAGGAACGCGATAGCAAAGCATTTTGGTctctgccccatctaggggATATAGGAAAATAAGTCATTAACCATATTCTTTATATGGTCATGGCTTGTACCATTAAGAGTGCTTTAAAatgtctaaattaaatatacaatacttACCCTGTAAACTAAACGCGTTTCTATCTATATACAGCGTGTGAAGAGTACAATTGCACTGCAGAGCTTTGGCCAATAGCCTAGCTCCGGCGTCGCCAGCTAAGTTCCCACCAACGTCTAACGTGCGAAGTCGTCTAGCCCCGCCCAAAGCATTCAGAAGTCCATATAAATCCCCCTGAAATAATTAAGACCCAATATTCTAGACATACTACACAGGGAACCACACAGGCACCTAAAGCGTGCTGTAAGTATTTGcctgtaataaaatgtaaaataaattagatttactaagaaataataacaatccttatttattgttttgtatatatatgtgaGCAGAAAAATGCGACGAAGCCCACCAGAAGCCCGGGAAGATGAATTAAACGCTACAGGGAggaaagatttaaaaatagctATGCTGAGAGACAACCACTTGATGGAGGCCTTCACCCTTTGGACTGTGTATTTGCCTGCTTCTATTTCATCATGCCTCCtactgatagaggacaaatctttgtttttaatttattttattattattaattacctaaGATGTTaggtggaacatggtgtaatatTTGCAGATAACAAACCTTGTgtaaaaaacttggcgattaaaaagagtggcgaagagtcgattgccagttcttcttataTGTTCTACGCAAGGGCGTAGAAAATATCAAGGGAtatgagaactggcagtaaaattagaaacatttaatatttatttatttttagacgtacataagtgtacattgtaacctacatgaataaatgattttgactttgactttcgGAGGTCGAATACTAGTTACAACATAAACTTGAATTAATGTctcttaaattataataccgtcacaaaaaacctgaagttagctatagccGACATGttagttttttctattgttagcgtcgttttttctacaaacgttgaaaattttgttgttgtcTTGTTACGCcacagaaatataacttcaaaataatataatataatataataagaagaATAATGGTTATGTACGTTCACTCACCTTAAGTTTACAATCACTCAGATCTAAGGACGTTAAAGCTGTATCCGGTTCCTGTAGAACGTGTACTAAAGCctgaaaaaatacaagaaatagTAAAGCGCTCAAGCTTACACATTAATAAACACTCGTTGTTGCTACGAACCGTAGATTTTTGAAAGCACTCTTGACTGTGTGACAAACTCTAATTATAGGACAATTGAAGTGTTTTAACCCAAGCGTTGAACGTTTTTTGTAATCCCGAAATTAAACCTTTCGAATTGAAGTTCGTTTAAATAGGATATTATGTAaagatttatgtaaaataattacctGTATTAAAGGTGGCGCGTACGACCTTTTCCCCGTAAGCTTACTTAATGATAAATGTGTTATGGAATGATTTTTGCCAATAGCTCTCACTATGCCTGATAGTTCAAACTCCATACCTAGAAGACAAACGCATTTATCAAACCATtcccttaaaataatattatatatacattatattgatACGGTATATTAACCTCGCACTTCATTGCCAAAGGTATGTATGCAAGTAATTCAAACGTATAATATGTTACGTTTTTAATGTACTTTTATTAGGGGGTGATAAAACTACCTTAAATTTTCTCtacatcataaaaataaaattacgagGTTCTTTCGTTGGTAATCGAGAGAACCAGATCcgttatagtattgtcttttgttaacaacgcttttacacattaagaaaacactttttaaacgtaaTGAAGCTAtggtttattattacttataattatttacataaatttaaatttgcacgcgaaacgtcggaaaattttaaattaaaaattatgtaaataattataagtttataataataatacatagcttcaatacgTTTAAAAAGTCTTTTCTTACAGATCCGTTATGTTTAAATGTTTAGTTCTCACTCAAAACGATTACATTTGCTCGTAGAATTATAgcactttaaaattatttataataaggtAAAACATACACAAATTACACAAATTCTACActcttttaacaaaatttattaattatactaacTATTATCAGACAGGTCAAGCGAACGAAGACACCGAACTCCGTGTATACAAGACTCAAGTACGTGAGCGGCTTGTGACGACGCGAGTGCGCCAGACACGTTTAGTTTTACGCCCGCTGCGCTTTCGTTGCATGCTAGGCCTAATAAGAGgctcctgaaaaaaaaatataataaaatggtaaaatCACAGAAACCGGTAGACCGGCTTCTGTCTTATCCGTACACAAACACTATTTAAGCTCAAATATGAATTACTGTAATTTGTCCGATTAGTATGacacttaaaaaaaaccgTCAAGTCCAATGCGTAACTGTAATGTAAAACGTATAACGGATCACTAGGGCtctacagtttttttttttaaacatctgATGGGTTGGGATGGGCCGACGAGTGAATGCTCTCATGTGCCAGgtacgtaaaaatatatatgcgaCGCCGTATGAGAGGTTTGTGCGAGCTTAAACTATTTCATTCAATATGGTATAACAACAAAGCCTGATAATtctatacataaatacaaaaaaaaaatgttaatctCCGCGTAATACAATAGTAAGTAGAGATGTACTTACTTCAAAGCATCGGGAGGCATTTTGCAATATGAAAAGTCGAGATCAGTCAAAGCGAGGCAAGCTGTGAAGAATTGTCTGAAAGAAGGCGGCGGGTCCCTTGGCCTTCGCCCCGCAGCCCAGGGGTTTCGCCCTACGTACAAGGAAGAAAGCCTCGCCGCGCAACCGCGCAATAGAGCACCCCACATCTggaattataatattcattttagtTATGACCAAacgttatataattttataaaattatcaaacgtCCTTCTCAATGGCTTAGTATTCGTATCGTGGTTTTGAAAACAATATAGTTTTGGGTTCATATGCAAAGACGGATGATCAACCTGTCCatcaatataacatataaagaaGTTTGTCTATCCCTGAAAGGCCAGGTgactatacaaaataaatataaataaatcaataaataaaaacaggaCAAAATATCCCcgtacttaattttaattatttatttcgataaattatttttattatcgatAATTAACATCGTGATATCATTGTTATTTCGAGTGTCTAACACAGCATGATGTGTTCGAACATCGAACAAGTATCAGTAGAGATAAATTTCAATTCgataagtaatataatttttcatatctattatatatttttaatattaatttttttactagttATTTACTTTTGCAGTATTCGCAAATTCCTTTTCTATAAtcggtttttttttagtaaaccTCGCTTACTACCGTGGCCTATTGCAtcaagtaatttaatatattcatttatgcATCGTAAAGTAGTTGTGCTTAAGTCTAATTGGAAGTTCTCAAATTGTAACCAACATTTTTTACGTAATTATAACacttttatcattattaattttaccgATGATAACGCTAAAATAGTATCAGAGATtagataaaatgtatttattgacactcgctattttgtaatttattaaaatcaataaatacaaatgatTCATCAACTTAACCACattgaacaattttaaatacttacattTTCTAGAGTGGTTTCCGTATTGACCAAGTTCAAATGTGTCAGTACGTTTGGTTGAGCCAAGAAGTTGTAGAGATGCTGGAAAAATATTACTCTTAAGCAACTTtcaaatatgatataattttgactagtattattgttgttattaaaataatatttattttgagtataatatactgtatgtatgttatttattgcacaatacttaatattacacaaccttatttatattaaacaataaattaggGTGGAAAAAGTTGGAGTAGGACAGGGGCCGCATCttagtaaaactataaatttatcttttttttatcaaatgtgtgtcaaagatgtggaataaaggcttattattattatgtatatatgttcCAATTTTAAG
Proteins encoded:
- the LOC123709413 gene encoding F-actin-uncapping protein LRRC16A-like isoform X1, which encodes MTLKKIPKMTTKLQISSELNDSISNVLGKNVKILYKSLIRMESRGDKVDNRVLVVTSYRIFITTTKVPTRIDNGFHLMEIEALESKKANHLSITLIHEHKPVSILIGEEGSPDGVINAIHALTAAFDDLFPNVAMEDIISKVNLPFPLHPVSGTRKHSTCGDFSNQYAAMCDLCQTPFRAEVAWDIDTIYLAHDIRLLHLKDFDHLDQRDLIPLLIALQHNTWFTGVCGDGVRVGSETWEALSRVLRCAAPPPQQLSWRGATLRHDHAARLGHALARAKTPPAMHTIDLSQNHIEDKGAISVLTGLANNPDGIRHIALSQCGVTGKSVAHLAQLLNDNPCHLNTLSHLDLSHNNLKDDVHHLYNFLAQPNVLTHLNLVNTETTLENMWGALLRGCAARLSSLYVGRNPWAAGRRPRDPPPSFRQFFTACLALTDLDFSYCKMPPDALKSLLLGLACNESAAGVKLNVSGALASSQAAHVLESCIHGVRCLRSLDLSDNSMEFELSGIVRAIGKNHSITHLSLSKLTGKRSYAPPLIQALVHVLQEPDTALTSLDLSDCKLKGDLYGLLNALGGARRLRTLDVGGNLAGDAGARLLAKALQCNCTLHTLYIDRNAFSLQGLTDISTALRRSVSVRRVEFPASDAAAGGRGASERVAALWRDLHERLSSNTTASQTHRLRALALERAWCGGEAAAALAAAAAGALPPAPLPQAVERAAAAAHHLLHQYLQRCGEVFAAMGGSGCASELVSLQAVRDAIAPSSNTLQDLLNEAVENLALAACESVESADSEHAHADPDIPDLLTPISHSGKLDYLNLATPLGCRRRERGGRRVRPKSVAEQQCSSNEMLSLPPLHAEAADALADLPAHTLRHLVKGRPRRVKTRAPTRPITDQSQDIDEGLEEFWRTCRTPPGSEDVSSMSARTALTSRSLHSLSSLASASPASPASPSAHRHSPTLRDDTMYSGTSGESTPVLLDCEVSRCKSTDNVGTKPSASTPPPSRSSDDVNAMGNGCARATGKARPWSVAGVNADNAACTTEGVEACVGGSIVGITPGAALTSSMLRDHPLTPEGDA